A section of the Pimelobacter simplex genome encodes:
- a CDS encoding LLM class flavin-dependent oxidoreductase, with amino-acid sequence MSLKFHWFLPTNGGDGRHVVGGGHGVNPGQAGRPADVAYLTQVARAAEDNGFEAALTPTGAWCEDAWLTTAMLSQTSERLKFLVAFRPGIVAPYLAAQMAATFQNLSDGRLLLNVVTGGESHEQRMFGDFLDKDERYERCGEFLEIVRRLWTGETVDFTGKHLSVEAAKLGQIPDPVPDIYFGGSSPAAGLVAAEHADVYLTWGEPPQAVAEKIAWVRRLAAESGRDLDARPIRFGIRMHVITRDTAEEAWAEADRLLAGIDPAAIAKVQEGLRRSESEGQRRMLDLHSGSTADLEIYPNVWAGVGLVRGGAGTALVGSHEQVADRIAEYADLGLSEFVLSAYPHLEGAYWFGEGVLPILADRGLWKYDGPRRRVSASVPFGAVGR; translated from the coding sequence ATGTCCCTGAAGTTCCACTGGTTCCTGCCCACCAACGGTGGCGACGGCCGGCACGTCGTCGGCGGCGGTCACGGCGTCAACCCCGGCCAGGCCGGGCGTCCTGCGGACGTGGCGTACCTGACCCAGGTCGCCCGGGCGGCCGAGGACAACGGCTTCGAGGCGGCGCTCACCCCGACCGGCGCGTGGTGCGAGGACGCCTGGCTGACCACCGCGATGCTCAGCCAGACCAGCGAGCGGCTGAAGTTCCTCGTCGCGTTCCGGCCCGGCATCGTCGCGCCCTACCTCGCCGCGCAGATGGCGGCGACCTTCCAGAACCTCTCCGACGGACGGCTCCTGCTCAACGTCGTCACCGGCGGCGAGAGCCACGAGCAGCGGATGTTCGGCGACTTCCTCGACAAGGACGAGCGCTACGAGCGCTGCGGGGAGTTCCTCGAGATCGTGCGCCGCCTCTGGACCGGCGAGACCGTCGACTTCACCGGCAAGCACCTCTCGGTCGAGGCCGCCAAGCTCGGCCAGATCCCCGACCCGGTGCCGGACATCTACTTCGGCGGCTCCTCGCCCGCGGCCGGCCTCGTCGCCGCCGAGCACGCCGACGTCTACCTGACCTGGGGCGAGCCGCCGCAGGCCGTGGCCGAGAAGATCGCGTGGGTCCGCAGGCTCGCCGCCGAGAGCGGCCGCGACCTCGACGCCCGCCCGATCCGGTTCGGCATCCGGATGCACGTCATCACCCGTGACACCGCCGAGGAGGCCTGGGCCGAGGCCGACCGGCTGCTCGCCGGGATCGACCCCGCCGCGATCGCGAAGGTCCAGGAGGGCCTGCGCCGCAGCGAGTCCGAGGGCCAGCGCCGGATGCTCGACCTGCACAGCGGCAGCACCGCCGACCTGGAGATCTACCCCAACGTCTGGGCCGGCGTCGGCCTGGTCCGCGGCGGGGCCGGCACCGCGCTCGTCGGCAGCCACGAACAGGTCGCCGACCGGATCGCCGAGTACGCCGACCTCGGCCTCTCCGAGTTCGTGCTCTCGGCCTACCCGCACCTCGAGGGCGCCTACTGGTTCGGCGAGGGCGTGCTGCCGATCCTCGCCGACCGCGGCCTGTGGAAGTACGACGGCCCGCGCCGCCGGGTCAGCGCCTCCGTGCCGTTCGGGGCCGTCGGGCGATGA
- a CDS encoding NAD(P)H-dependent oxidoreductase produces MSTAVLVGNPKAASRTLSAALHLHRELVGAEPDLVVDLATLGAALIDWTDPAVDDLVAQVGRARLVVVACPTYKATYTGLLKLFLDRFAVGQLGGVAVPLMLGAGPAHALAPELGLAPLLTHLGAVVPAGGLYVLDRAHDDPAAYADWLGRARPVVDRLLAA; encoded by the coding sequence ATGAGCACCGCGGTCCTGGTCGGCAACCCCAAGGCAGCGAGCCGCACGCTGTCCGCGGCACTCCACCTGCACCGCGAGCTCGTCGGTGCCGAGCCGGACCTCGTCGTCGACCTGGCCACCCTCGGCGCCGCGCTGATCGACTGGACCGACCCGGCCGTCGACGACCTCGTCGCGCAGGTGGGGCGGGCGCGGCTGGTCGTCGTCGCGTGCCCGACCTACAAGGCGACGTACACGGGGCTGCTCAAGCTGTTCCTCGACCGGTTCGCGGTCGGGCAGCTCGGCGGGGTCGCCGTCCCGCTCATGCTCGGGGCGGGACCGGCCCACGCGCTCGCGCCCGAGCTCGGGCTGGCGCCGCTGCTGACGCACCTGGGCGCCGTCGTACCGGCGGGTGGGCTGTACGTCCTCGACCGGGCGCACGACGATCCCGCGGCCTACGCCGACTGGCTCGGCCGGGCCCGCCCCGTCGTCGACCGCCTCCTCGCCGCGTGA
- a CDS encoding DUF4349 domain-containing protein, with the protein MKQTRSRLTLALAGAAAVVSLAACAGSGGDSDSADADGSSGGRAAVAATRDAPEAGDLGTLSKQESAADADPAAGAPASPGQQDEATTPAVISTGTVSLEDKDVARTRLEVRKIVDRFRGSVSEQETVTGDKGEVASARLVLRVPAAQFDEVVTALEDVATLTDSSTSSEDVTGEVVDVEARIRAQRKSVERIETLLARAETIEQVVAVETQLARRQADLDALVSRQKWLADQTGMSTVSVYIQQPAQKDDDGDDDKGGFLGGLERGWDAFVDGLGGAALVLGFALPWLIVLALLGAPLAWALRRRAGRRPAGPTAPTDPTPPPTSPPAAATP; encoded by the coding sequence ATGAAGCAGACCCGCTCCCGACTGACCCTCGCCCTCGCCGGTGCGGCCGCCGTGGTCTCGCTGGCCGCCTGCGCCGGTTCCGGCGGCGACTCCGACAGCGCCGACGCCGACGGGTCCAGCGGCGGCCGCGCCGCCGTCGCCGCGACCCGGGACGCGCCGGAGGCCGGCGACCTGGGCACGCTGAGCAAGCAGGAGTCCGCCGCCGACGCCGATCCGGCGGCCGGCGCCCCCGCGAGCCCCGGTCAGCAGGACGAAGCCACGACGCCCGCGGTGATCTCGACCGGCACCGTGTCCCTGGAGGACAAGGACGTCGCGCGGACCCGGCTGGAGGTCCGCAAGATCGTCGACCGCTTCCGCGGCTCGGTGAGCGAGCAGGAGACGGTGACCGGCGACAAGGGCGAGGTCGCCTCGGCGCGGCTGGTGCTGCGGGTCCCGGCGGCCCAGTTCGACGAGGTGGTCACCGCGCTCGAGGACGTCGCGACGCTGACCGACTCGAGCACGAGCTCGGAGGACGTGACCGGCGAGGTCGTCGACGTCGAGGCGCGGATCCGCGCGCAGCGCAAGAGCGTCGAGCGGATCGAGACGCTCCTGGCCCGCGCCGAGACGATCGAGCAGGTGGTCGCGGTCGAGACCCAGCTGGCCCGCCGCCAGGCCGACCTCGACGCCCTGGTGTCGCGGCAGAAGTGGCTGGCGGACCAGACCGGGATGTCGACGGTGAGCGTCTACATCCAGCAGCCGGCGCAGAAGGACGACGACGGCGACGACGACAAGGGCGGCTTCCTCGGCGGCCTGGAGCGCGGCTGGGACGCCTTCGTCGACGGGCTCGGCGGCGCCGCCCTGGTGCTCGGGTTCGCGCTCCCCTGGCTCATCGTGCTCGCGCTGCTGGGCGCTCCGCTGGCGTGGGCACTGCGGCGGCGTGCCGGCCGCCGGCCGGCCGGACCGACGGCCCCGACGGACCCGACGCCCCCGCCGACGAGCCCTCCCGCGGCGGCGACACCGTGA
- a CDS encoding SfnB family sulfur acquisition oxidoreductase, protein MTIAAPTHRTGHTADSAIATATDLAARFARGAAVRDRERILPVAEVEELSASGLLAITVPVAHGGAGLGAEVLAEVVRLIATGDPNLAQIPHSHFVYVAALVEQGSPSLQEHLLGEVLAGKRFGNAQSEIRSRHVRDHATTLRPDPERRGDWLLEGDKGYATGALFAHWIPVLAHLDDDGPLHVAWVERDADGVAVVDDWDGLGQRVTASGTVRLRRVRVAGDRVMPYHLTFERPQVYGAFAQLLHAAIDAGIARAAVREAGTFVTTKSRPYPDAMAHYGTERAADDPLVVQAFGEVELQVRAAEALVAEAGRAVDRARARLTAQSAAEASLAVAAARASTTAAAVDAGSRLFEVAGTRSAIASLDLDRHWRNARTHTLHDPAAWKVHHLGRHAIDGTLPPNHGQI, encoded by the coding sequence GCCGACTCGGCGATCGCGACGGCCACCGACCTGGCCGCGCGCTTCGCCCGGGGCGCCGCCGTCCGCGACCGGGAGCGGATCCTCCCGGTCGCGGAGGTCGAGGAGCTCTCGGCGTCCGGCCTGCTCGCCATCACCGTGCCGGTCGCGCACGGCGGCGCGGGTCTCGGGGCCGAGGTGCTGGCGGAGGTGGTGCGGCTCATCGCGACCGGCGACCCGAACCTCGCGCAGATCCCGCACAGCCACTTCGTCTACGTCGCCGCGCTGGTCGAGCAGGGGAGTCCCTCGCTGCAGGAGCACCTGCTCGGCGAGGTCCTGGCCGGCAAGCGCTTCGGCAACGCGCAGTCCGAGATCCGCAGCCGCCACGTCCGCGACCACGCGACCACGCTGCGCCCCGACCCGGAGCGCCGCGGCGACTGGCTGCTGGAGGGCGACAAGGGGTACGCCACCGGTGCCCTCTTCGCGCACTGGATCCCCGTCCTGGCGCACCTGGACGACGACGGCCCGCTCCACGTCGCCTGGGTCGAGCGGGACGCCGACGGCGTCGCCGTCGTCGACGACTGGGACGGCCTCGGCCAGCGGGTGACCGCCAGCGGCACGGTCCGGCTGCGCCGGGTCCGGGTCGCCGGTGACCGGGTGATGCCGTACCACCTGACCTTCGAGCGCCCCCAGGTGTACGGCGCCTTCGCCCAGCTGCTCCACGCCGCGATCGATGCCGGCATCGCGCGCGCCGCCGTACGGGAGGCGGGGACGTTCGTGACCACCAAGAGCCGGCCCTACCCCGACGCCATGGCGCACTACGGCACCGAGCGCGCGGCCGACGACCCGCTCGTCGTCCAGGCGTTCGGCGAGGTCGAGCTCCAGGTCCGGGCCGCCGAGGCACTCGTCGCCGAGGCCGGTCGCGCCGTCGACCGGGCCCGCGCCCGGCTCACCGCGCAGAGCGCCGCCGAGGCCAGCCTCGCCGTCGCCGCGGCCCGGGCCTCGACCACCGCCGCCGCGGTCGACGCGGGCAGCCGCCTCTTCGAGGTCGCCGGCACCCGTTCGGCCATCGCCTCGCTCGACCTCGACCGGCACTGGCGCAACGCCCGTACCCACACCCTGCACGACCCGGCGGCGTGGAAGGTCCACCACCTCGGCCGGCACGCCATCGACGGCACCCTGCCGCCCAACCACGGCCAGATCTAG
- a CDS encoding protoporphyrinogen/coproporphyrinogen oxidase — translation MSRAVVVGAGIAGLTAARDLAAAGHDVLVLEATDRAGGKLRSAEVAGATVDVGAEAMLYRRPEGIALADALGLPLVHPTAASSRVWTREALRRLPRTVMGAPVDLDELAASGILSAEGMSRASDQQLPHFVPGGDIAVGDLVAQRYGDEVVDRLVEPLLGGVYAGQARRISTRSAAPQLLDLLVRDEVVLPPPPAEAPPVFAAVDGGMWRLPAALAEDVAGRPGCAIRYDAPVTAIRRTGAGFVVATPGGDEAADLLVLATPAAPTARLLGDIAPAAAEELAAIEYASVALATFAFRADDPAVAEALDVGASGFLVPPVDGRRVKAATFSFAKWEWVRRTGAGLLVLRTSLGRYGEADVLQVPDAELVAASRADLAAATGLPLAVPAEDVVVQRWGGGLPQYWVGHADRVARIRTAVAAVPGLAVCGAAYDGVGIPATIASARAAAALLP, via the coding sequence GTGAGCCGAGCGGTGGTCGTGGGTGCCGGGATCGCGGGTCTGACGGCGGCGCGGGATCTCGCCGCCGCGGGGCACGACGTACTCGTGCTGGAGGCGACCGACCGGGCCGGGGGCAAGCTGCGCTCCGCGGAGGTCGCGGGGGCGACGGTCGACGTCGGTGCCGAGGCGATGCTGTACCGGCGTCCCGAGGGGATCGCGCTGGCGGATGCGCTGGGCCTCCCGCTGGTCCACCCGACGGCGGCGAGCTCGCGGGTGTGGACCCGCGAGGCACTGCGCCGGCTGCCGCGCACGGTGATGGGCGCGCCGGTCGACCTCGACGAGCTGGCGGCGTCCGGGATCCTCTCGGCCGAGGGCATGAGTCGCGCTTCGGACCAGCAACTGCCGCACTTCGTCCCAGGGGGTGACATCGCGGTCGGCGACCTCGTCGCCCAGAGGTACGGCGACGAGGTGGTCGATCGTCTCGTCGAGCCCCTCCTCGGCGGTGTGTACGCCGGCCAGGCCCGCCGCATCTCCACCCGCTCCGCCGCGCCCCAGCTCCTCGACCTCCTCGTCCGCGACGAGGTCGTGCTGCCACCGCCGCCGGCCGAGGCGCCGCCCGTGTTCGCCGCCGTCGACGGCGGGATGTGGCGGCTGCCCGCCGCGCTCGCCGAGGACGTGGCCGGGCGGCCCGGCTGCGCGATCCGGTACGACGCCCCGGTGACCGCGATCCGCCGTACCGGCGCGGGTTTCGTGGTCGCCACCCCCGGCGGCGACGAGGCCGCCGACCTGCTCGTGCTGGCCACGCCCGCCGCGCCGACCGCCCGGCTGCTCGGTGACATCGCGCCCGCCGCGGCGGAGGAGCTGGCGGCGATCGAGTACGCGTCGGTCGCGCTCGCGACGTTCGCCTTCCGCGCCGACGACCCCGCGGTGGCGGAGGCGCTCGACGTCGGGGCTTCCGGCTTCCTGGTGCCGCCGGTCGACGGGCGCCGGGTCAAGGCGGCGACGTTCTCGTTCGCCAAGTGGGAGTGGGTACGCCGGACCGGCGCCGGGCTGCTGGTGCTGCGCACCTCGCTGGGGCGCTACGGCGAGGCCGACGTCCTGCAGGTGCCCGACGCCGAGCTCGTCGCGGCCTCGCGCGCCGACCTCGCGGCGGCGACCGGGCTGCCGCTCGCCGTACCGGCGGAGGACGTCGTGGTGCAGCGCTGGGGCGGCGGACTGCCGCAGTACTGGGTCGGTCACGCCGACCGCGTCGCCCGGATCCGTACGGCGGTCGCCGCCGTCCCGGGGCTCGCCGTGTGCGGCGCTGCGTACGACGGCGTCGGCATCCCGGCCACCATCGCCTCGGCCCGCGCGGCCGCGGCTCTGCTGCCGTAG